Proteins co-encoded in one Candidatus Limnocylindrales bacterium genomic window:
- a CDS encoding class I SAM-dependent methyltransferase translates to MNRNYAKEYAKVGLVGQYLLAAHIVREKLMPFKREIHYLVDFGCGAGKSTRAASNCVNEGGTVVGVDISGDMLREARILNKNLKDRLPQVKFHYKKIVTKNGMEKIPLDNEVADAVITTLVLVEIQTEEQLQNAFREMGRITKPGGHFVVINSSDKLTCEDFTAFTYAPFLENRAEKDNIRKCKSLVSDLIWERERHWSREILVQFAEEAGFKNPAVEYPLADKNIPPFPDDPSRPWKDELNFSPFIVLYARKV, encoded by the coding sequence ATGAACAGGAATTATGCTAAAGAATATGCTAAAGTAGGACTCGTGGGTCAATACCTTTTGGCTGCCCATATAGTCCGGGAGAAATTAATGCCCTTTAAAAGGGAGATTCATTACCTGGTTGATTTTGGCTGTGGAGCTGGAAAGTCGACCAGAGCGGCCTCGAATTGTGTTAACGAGGGAGGTACGGTCGTTGGAGTAGATATATCCGGGGATATGTTAAGGGAAGCCAGAATTTTGAATAAAAACCTGAAAGATCGGCTTCCCCAAGTTAAATTTCATTATAAAAAAATTGTGACTAAAAACGGCATGGAAAAGATACCTTTGGATAATGAAGTTGCCGATGCTGTTATAACGACTCTTGTTTTAGTGGAAATCCAAACCGAAGAACAACTTCAAAACGCTTTTCGTGAGATGGGGAGAATTACAAAACCCGGAGGACATTTTGTTGTTATCAACTCAAGCGATAAACTGACCTGTGAAGATTTTACTGCCTTTACCTATGCACCTTTTCTAGAGAATAGAGCAGAGAAGGATAATATACGAAAGTGTAAGTCGTTGGTTTCCGACCTTATTTGGGAAAGGGAACGCCATTGGTCCCGAGAAATCCTCGTTCAGTTTGCAGAAGAAGCAGGGTTTAAAAACCCCGCGGTGGAATATCCTTTAGCCGATAAAAATATTCCCCCCTTTCCAGATGATCCCTCCCGACCGTGGAAAGATGAGTTAAATTTCTCTCCATTTATTGTATTATATGCCAGGAAGGTTTAA
- a CDS encoding methyl-accepting chemotaxis protein translates to MFKSIQSRLIFIVALIVAISLSLLSFFIYHTASEAVGHRVEKETLNLANQVSQQIFKSIETNTHILRGLSKMIQTVTNVDDALAEQHKVLTEFGHIFIVDKEGILTNLSPFDYKLRGADLSKTDYVSYVRKEQKAFVSEPQTVFFGYQAIVIAVPIFFDLGSEKSEFFGLLCGTLKLETLFGPVVNLHLEQSGLAMVLDPNGLILAHPDPTFVMQKKITELETGTSSLIALWKAIMEKKAGVLRYTYQGQTQIAGYTQVGVNNWSVLVAIPLKEALIDVDKLKTEALVLTLIFLVFTILLVFFGARSISRPIVAMTREVQAFVGSTIQDINTQREDEISILAVSMQALMDHIRNMAAVANRISQGDLSLQVEPKSRQDILGNAFAQMTLYLKELATVANNLARGNLTQTVHPKSEKDVLGIAFQNMINELRSLRETSAVLQDIAEGEGDLTRRLDVNRTGEIGELARWFNAFMDKLHEIITLVVNTTREVNVASREILEAVTQQASIVSQQSSSVSEITSTMEELSASSKYIADHSQSVLEASTRALRAAEKGAEAVASVVKKMEEINQDSQRSITEIVALGKRSKEITRVMEIINNIADQTKLIAFNAAIEAASAGEFGKRFGVVAAEIRRLADSVMESTEEIEGRINEIQEAINRLVIASEKSSKEIQEGMETSFQTAKLLEDILAGAQSTTDAAKQISLSTQQQKTASDQVVIALKEIAEGSKQTSVSINQTASISQNLANLSGSLQKLVEKFKLSGSRQDAVGEQRIKEKP, encoded by the coding sequence ATGTTCAAATCCATTCAGAGCAGGTTAATTTTTATTGTAGCGCTTATTGTAGCCATTTCTTTAAGCCTTCTAAGTTTTTTTATTTACCATACAGCTTCAGAAGCGGTGGGGCACAGAGTTGAAAAAGAAACCTTAAATCTCGCAAATCAGGTAAGTCAACAGATCTTTAAATCCATCGAAACGAATACTCATATTTTGCGGGGTCTTTCTAAAATGATTCAGACAGTCACCAATGTGGATGATGCTCTAGCCGAGCAACACAAAGTACTCACCGAGTTTGGGCATATTTTTATAGTCGACAAGGAGGGAATACTGACAAACCTGAGTCCTTTTGATTATAAGCTAAGGGGGGCAGATTTGTCTAAAACCGATTATGTTTCCTATGTAAGAAAGGAACAAAAGGCCTTCGTTTCGGAACCTCAAACGGTTTTTTTTGGTTATCAGGCTATTGTAATTGCCGTTCCTATCTTTTTTGATCTGGGTTCAGAAAAGTCGGAGTTTTTTGGACTTCTCTGTGGAACCCTGAAATTAGAAACCCTCTTTGGTCCTGTCGTAAACTTGCATCTCGAGCAAAGTGGTCTTGCCATGGTGCTAGACCCGAATGGGCTTATTTTAGCCCATCCTGATCCTACCTTCGTCATGCAGAAGAAAATCACAGAGCTGGAAACAGGCACTTCTTCTCTAATCGCACTTTGGAAGGCTATTATGGAGAAGAAGGCCGGGGTCTTACGATATACCTATCAAGGACAGACCCAAATAGCCGGATACACGCAGGTCGGAGTTAATAACTGGTCGGTCCTCGTTGCAATTCCCCTCAAGGAAGCTCTGATAGACGTCGATAAACTCAAAACTGAAGCCCTGGTTTTGACCCTGATCTTCCTTGTATTTACTATCCTCTTGGTGTTTTTTGGAGCCCGTTCCATATCCAGACCTATAGTTGCTATGACCCGGGAAGTTCAGGCCTTTGTGGGAAGTACGATCCAGGATATCAATACCCAAAGGGAAGATGAGATCTCCATCCTGGCCGTCTCCATGCAAGCTCTCATGGACCATATCCGAAACATGGCTGCCGTAGCCAATCGAATCTCCCAGGGAGATCTTAGCCTTCAGGTAGAACCCAAATCCAGGCAAGATATTCTGGGTAACGCTTTTGCCCAAATGACCCTTTACCTTAAAGAACTGGCAACAGTGGCCAATAACCTGGCCAGGGGTAACCTTACCCAGACAGTTCATCCCAAATCGGAGAAAGATGTTTTAGGTATTGCTTTTCAAAACATGATTAACGAGCTAAGATCCTTACGGGAGACCTCTGCGGTTTTACAGGACATTGCCGAAGGAGAGGGAGACCTGACCCGGCGACTGGACGTCAATCGAACCGGAGAGATAGGAGAGTTGGCCAGGTGGTTCAATGCTTTTATGGATAAACTTCACGAGATTATAACCCTGGTTGTCAATACCACCCGGGAGGTCAATGTAGCGAGCCGGGAGATTTTGGAGGCGGTAACCCAACAAGCCAGTATTGTATCCCAGCAATCTAGTTCGGTTTCCGAGATTACTTCAACCATGGAAGAGCTGTCGGCCTCTTCTAAATACATAGCAGACCACTCTCAATCGGTTTTGGAAGCCTCAACACGAGCCTTACGAGCTGCAGAGAAGGGGGCAGAGGCTGTCGCGTCAGTGGTAAAGAAGATGGAAGAAATCAATCAGGATAGTCAAAGGAGTATAACCGAGATTGTGGCTTTAGGAAAAAGATCTAAGGAGATTACCCGGGTAATGGAGATCATTAACAACATTGCGGATCAGACCAAATTGATAGCCTTTAATGCGGCCATCGAGGCGGCCAGTGCTGGAGAGTTTGGAAAAAGATTTGGGGTGGTAGCTGCCGAGATAAGGCGCTTGGCAGACAGTGTGATGGAATCTACAGAGGAGATTGAGGGCAGGATTAATGAAATTCAAGAGGCTATTAATCGATTGGTAATCGCATCAGAGAAGAGTTCTAAGGAGATCCAAGAAGGGATGGAAACATCGTTTCAGACGGCTAAGTTACTGGAGGATATACTGGCCGGAGCCCAATCAACTACGGATGCGGCCAAGCAGATTTCATTATCCACACAGCAGCAGAAGACGGCCAGCGATCAGGTAGTGATTGCATTGAAAGAAATAGCGGAAGGGTCGAAGCAAACATCGGTATCGATCAATCAAACAGCCTCGATCAGTCAAAATTTAGCCAATCTATCTGGAAGCCTCCAGAAGTTGGTGGAGAAGTTCAAACTAAGTGGGAGTCGGCAGGATGCGGTGGGAGAACAACGGATCAAGGAAAAACCCTGA
- a CDS encoding transporter substrate-binding domain-containing protein has product MKKIFLISFTFMIAFFTLLNRVYGAELDLLKPGVVIIAHDDSYPPYEWAENGKSMGFDVDLVKAVIERMGLKVEFKPDAWANVLISVKVGKADAIQSAEIQEDRKKSYDFSESYGSFVSALFVKTEDKSIQSLKDLEGKIIAGQRDSFEINYVRQNYPGIQVYLTQDPLKAIESVLRGRAAACVVDKQVGLYLIKKNFPGKLKNVGEEFGQTLQGLAVLKGTKAEFLKKFNQALSEIKADGTYDRIYAQWFK; this is encoded by the coding sequence ATGAAAAAAATCTTTTTGATAAGTTTTACTTTTATGATCGCATTTTTCACTCTCTTGAACCGGGTTTATGGGGCTGAGTTAGATCTTTTAAAACCGGGTGTGGTCATCATAGCCCATGATGATTCCTATCCCCCTTATGAATGGGCAGAAAATGGAAAATCTATGGGATTTGATGTGGATTTAGTTAAAGCCGTTATTGAGAGGATGGGGTTAAAGGTTGAATTTAAGCCCGATGCATGGGCTAATGTATTGATATCCGTTAAGGTGGGGAAAGCAGATGCGATACAATCCGCTGAAATCCAGGAAGATCGAAAGAAAAGTTATGATTTTTCAGAAAGTTATGGAAGCTTTGTTTCAGCCTTATTTGTAAAAACAGAAGATAAGAGTATTCAAAGTTTAAAAGATTTAGAGGGAAAGATCATCGCCGGTCAAAGGGACAGTTTTGAAATAAACTATGTTCGTCAGAATTACCCAGGTATTCAGGTTTATCTAACTCAAGACCCTCTGAAGGCTATAGAGAGTGTTCTCCGTGGGAGAGCTGCTGCCTGTGTAGTCGACAAACAGGTGGGCCTGTACCTTATTAAGAAGAATTTTCCAGGTAAACTTAAAAATGTAGGAGAAGAATTTGGCCAAACGCTTCAGGGTTTAGCCGTGTTAAAGGGAACAAAGGCTGAATTTTTAAAGAAATTTAACCAGGCCCTCTCGGAAATAAAAGCAGACGGAACCTACGATCGCATTTATGCTCAATGGTTTAAATAA
- a CDS encoding chemotaxis protein CheW, protein MSPEIDKNKSDFILAEVKKLKSQEKILDPEEEKVKLVIFTLAGDYYAFQGEEVKEILPVGKITYVPGSPEVILGILNVRGDIESVLDIHKLMELPSSKITPASRIIIAAKGDIRSGIQVDSVEDVVDIPKSSIQPPLATLHHSIREFAIGQTIYRDRTTVFLSVGKIFEKLTS, encoded by the coding sequence GTGTCTCCAGAAATTGATAAGAATAAGAGTGATTTTATCCTGGCTGAAGTAAAAAAACTAAAGAGTCAAGAAAAAATCCTCGATCCAGAGGAAGAAAAAGTTAAACTGGTCATTTTTACTTTAGCGGGAGATTATTATGCTTTTCAAGGTGAGGAAGTTAAAGAGATCTTACCGGTTGGAAAAATTACCTATGTTCCAGGCTCACCAGAAGTAATCCTTGGAATCCTTAATGTTCGTGGAGATATTGAGTCTGTGCTTGATATTCACAAATTGATGGAACTTCCAAGTTCAAAGATCACTCCAGCCAGTCGGATCATTATCGCTGCAAAGGGGGATATCCGCTCTGGAATTCAAGTTGATTCTGTTGAAGATGTTGTGGATATTCCTAAAAGCTCTATTCAACCTCCCCTTGCAACCCTCCACCACTCTATTCGAGAATTTGCCATAGGACAAACAATCTATCGGGATAGAACGACTGTTTTCTTGAGTGTTGGAAAAATATTTGAGAAATTAACCTCATGA
- a CDS encoding chemotaxis protein CheW, whose protein sequence is MIDFSEQGNKNFKEIQLLIFDIIGIKFGVDIEQVSEIYELIDLGQMKGAKYGASWFHEKIPFRQGPVVYKSPRLLILRDQETTLGIIIDQPEDILSITLDDIHPLPSLLEALNRPAAIWGIALKDEKMILLVDFYKLFVNKEDKEYEN, encoded by the coding sequence ATGATCGATTTCTCGGAACAGGGAAACAAGAATTTTAAAGAAATCCAGCTTTTAATTTTTGACATCATAGGAATAAAGTTTGGTGTGGATATCGAACAGGTTTCGGAGATTTATGAACTTATCGATTTAGGACAGATGAAAGGAGCAAAGTATGGAGCTTCCTGGTTTCATGAGAAAATCCCTTTTCGACAAGGTCCTGTGGTCTACAAGTCCCCCCGGCTTCTTATCTTAAGAGATCAGGAGACCACGCTCGGTATCATTATAGATCAGCCAGAAGATATTCTTTCCATTACCCTGGACGATATTCATCCCCTTCCTTCTTTACTTGAAGCTCTTAATAGGCCGGCAGCTATTTGGGGGATAGCTTTAAAAGATGAGAAGATGATTCTACTCGTTGATTTTTATAAGCTGTTTGTCAACAAAGAGGATAAAGAGTATGAAAATTAA
- the cheB gene encoding chemotaxis-specific protein-glutamate methyltransferase CheB, giving the protein MKIKTQHDPQIKVLVADNNSLVRKLLIDILSTDDKIKVIGEAINGQDALKKVQKLQPDVVIMDIEMPEMNGLEATERIMASKAVPILIVTTRGNVRMAYAAISKGALDLLEKSDIRLENAGELIQRVKLLSKVKVITHPAGKYTERKMTGRLMIEDRKSGSDSRKQVIAIAASTGGPKALAVLLSELPEDFPCPIVIAQHMGDGFIPGLAGWLNSISKLTVKEGIDREIITSGTVYLSPSERHMKISQSGRIILIERQPGDIYHPSCDLLLASVASTYGTDSIGVILTGMGDDGVLGMKKIKGVGGITLAQDEKSSLIFGMPKMAIESGCVDKVLPLHEIATELVRLTLGVGVERKA; this is encoded by the coding sequence ATGAAAATTAAGACTCAACACGATCCTCAAATCAAAGTGTTAGTAGCCGATAATAACTCCCTGGTCAGGAAACTCCTTATAGATATTTTGTCTACAGACGATAAGATCAAAGTTATTGGTGAGGCTATAAATGGTCAGGATGCTTTGAAGAAGGTTCAAAAGCTTCAACCCGATGTGGTCATCATGGACATCGAAATGCCGGAAATGAATGGTCTGGAAGCTACAGAACGTATTATGGCATCTAAAGCCGTTCCGATACTGATTGTTACAACCCGAGGGAATGTTCGTATGGCTTATGCTGCTATCTCCAAAGGGGCTTTAGATCTTCTGGAGAAGTCGGATATTCGATTAGAAAATGCTGGAGAACTTATCCAGAGAGTTAAGCTTCTATCTAAAGTCAAAGTTATTACCCATCCAGCCGGAAAATATACCGAAAGGAAAATGACCGGAAGATTAATGATTGAAGACAGAAAATCAGGATCAGACTCCAGAAAGCAAGTGATCGCCATCGCTGCTTCAACAGGAGGACCTAAAGCCCTGGCCGTCCTTTTATCTGAATTGCCAGAAGATTTTCCCTGCCCCATTGTTATCGCCCAACACATGGGGGACGGTTTTATTCCGGGTCTGGCCGGATGGTTAAACAGCATTTCAAAACTGACCGTTAAAGAAGGTATAGACCGTGAAATAATCACGTCAGGAACTGTCTATCTTTCCCCTTCAGAACGACATATGAAAATCAGCCAGAGTGGGAGAATTATTTTAATAGAAAGGCAGCCCGGAGATATTTATCATCCCTCCTGCGACCTGCTTTTAGCCTCCGTAGCCAGTACTTATGGTACAGACAGTATTGGTGTTATACTAACTGGTATGGGAGATGATGGGGTATTGGGAATGAAAAAAATCAAAGGGGTCGGCGGAATTACCCTGGCTCAGGATGAGAAATCTTCACTCATTTTTGGAATGCCTAAAATGGCCATTGAGAGTGGTTGTGTTGATAAAGTACTCCCTCTCCATGAAATAGCAACAGAACTTGTACGTCTCACTTTAGGAGTGGGAGTGGAACGTAAAGCGTAA
- a CDS encoding CheR family methyltransferase, with protein sequence MDLTCFKTLIKEHCGLLLENEKLGTLELAIHTRMSQMGLKSSTDYFNCLLQNKDEFLQLVNLLMINETYFFREPIHLKILSEQLIPELLEKKKSRTKIRILSAGCSTGEEPYSIAITLMEKYGELTRDLFSIIALDIDREAVCIAKEGVYSLSSFRNFNNFNEELKKKYFRKIGDHRYQILESVKEKVHFQATNLLSDFYLHGIVEMDIIFYRNVAIYFESIAQKKIFQKLAEILTEGGYLFTSSTETFLHNIGILSLIEINGAFLYQKKIILQVDERRKSPPTIPEISMPSSLKSPLDPLKGIPKPEKPDNASTLSQKSTQKSVPFEKRKNSHVLFDTALFLAKNKQYQEALDTINKFLEEQTSRLEAKAEQTLMPRDTTLAKANTLKASILINLQQMDEATVTCLKTLEIDPWYLESYLLLGIIAKIQSNDEEAKKRFKEALYIQPTCWLAHFYLAEIYHSQGKLDQAYKEYGIVIKLLQKGNLLEHGLTFFPLSFSAKQIVHLCHHNRNKLQERLEENHAH encoded by the coding sequence ATGGATCTAACCTGCTTTAAAACCCTCATTAAAGAACACTGCGGCCTTCTCCTTGAAAATGAAAAGTTGGGGACCCTGGAATTAGCCATACACACCAGAATGTCACAGATGGGATTGAAATCCTCAACTGACTACTTCAACTGCCTCCTTCAAAACAAAGACGAATTTCTTCAACTGGTAAATCTCTTGATGATCAATGAAACTTATTTTTTCCGGGAACCTATCCACCTTAAAATACTTTCCGAACAGTTAATTCCTGAACTTCTTGAAAAGAAAAAATCCAGAACGAAAATAAGGATTTTAAGCGCCGGATGTTCAACGGGAGAAGAACCCTATTCCATTGCGATAACTCTTATGGAAAAGTATGGAGAATTAACCCGGGATCTCTTTTCTATAATAGCCTTAGATATCGACCGGGAGGCTGTTTGTATCGCAAAGGAAGGGGTTTATAGCCTGAGCTCCTTTCGAAATTTTAATAATTTTAATGAAGAGTTAAAGAAAAAGTATTTTAGAAAGATCGGGGACCACCGATATCAGATCCTGGAATCTGTCAAAGAAAAGGTCCATTTCCAGGCTACCAATCTTTTAAGCGATTTCTATTTACATGGAATAGTGGAAATGGATATTATTTTCTATCGAAATGTGGCCATTTATTTTGAGTCCATAGCCCAAAAGAAGATATTTCAAAAGTTGGCTGAGATCTTAACAGAGGGAGGTTACCTTTTCACCAGCTCAACAGAAACTTTCCTTCACAATATAGGAATTCTTTCTTTAATTGAAATAAACGGGGCATTTTTATATCAGAAAAAAATTATTCTCCAGGTTGATGAAAGAAGAAAATCCCCTCCGACTATTCCCGAAATCTCGATGCCCTCATCCCTAAAGTCCCCCCTTGATCCTCTAAAAGGTATTCCGAAACCGGAAAAACCAGATAACGCTTCCACCCTTTCCCAAAAATCTACTCAGAAATCCGTCCCCTTTGAAAAAAGAAAAAACTCCCATGTGCTTTTTGATACGGCCTTATTCCTGGCTAAAAACAAACAATACCAGGAAGCTTTAGATACCATCAATAAGTTTCTGGAAGAGCAGACCTCTCGGCTAGAGGCAAAGGCGGAACAAACCCTGATGCCCCGGGATACAACCCTTGCCAAGGCAAACACTTTAAAAGCCAGTATTTTAATCAATCTTCAGCAAATGGACGAGGCCACAGTAACCTGCCTGAAAACCCTTGAAATAGATCCCTGGTACCTGGAAAGCTATCTCCTCCTAGGAATTATAGCTAAAATTCAGAGTAACGATGAAGAGGCTAAAAAAAGGTTCAAGGAGGCTTTGTATATTCAACCTACCTGCTGGCTGGCCCATTTTTATCTCGCAGAGATTTATCATTCCCAGGGTAAATTGGATCAGGCTTATAAGGAGTACGGAATTGTAATAAAACTATTACAAAAAGGGAACCTCTTAGAACATGGTCTTACTTTTTTCCCTCTTTCGTTTTCGGCAAAACAAATCGTACATCTTTGTCATCATAACCGAAATAAATTGCAGGAACGTCTGGAGGAAAACCATGCCCATTGA
- a CDS encoding hybrid sensor histidine kinase/response regulator yields MPIDQAKFRARFVEEAREHIQKLNESLLNLEKNPEDSEAVNAIFRSAHTIKGSSKMLKLNAINEVAHKLEDALVALREKKIQLSKKLLDLFFKAVDTISDLVDKIVTGQEITAHHRQICEALEKVSQGLEVEIQETKTEEAKKTDIEVEKGEREKVEEALEKKKEETGEKEKIFKEESSKPLLDSKSEILDSKEEPQIPDIAKLIKKGTKSKVDETIRIPAARLDELIKLMGEMVFNQSRLKQRLTDIREIQRLAKKNLELLSQLEIKSSSAEAGFKPALNEEINQTAQTIYQKLTQLVLNIRDDTNLQELLTADLQEKALRMRMLPLSTIFDSFPRVVRDISRSLGKEVNLIIQGGETELDKKIIEKLGDPFLHMIRNAIDHGIEKPEDRRKLGKPETGTLMISAHYEGGSVLIELSDDGSGISLQKIKEKALRKNLFDEATLNTLSESELIDLIFYSGFSTSTLITDVSGRGVGMDVVKKNIVEDLKGTIRIITKEGRGTTFYIRLPLILAITHVLLIRTSDKIFAIPTSSVREILRVPKTEMIEILDKQAIRLHEQLIPVMELNMLLNLPVSKAPEEIDTENLLIVIVHRENEQLGLIIDSLLDEEDMVIKSLPPHMKNNRWVSGVIITGNNETVNVLNVATILEAAKEMKGLKRDRKKTPEEEKRVINILVVDDSINTREIEKSILEAYGYRVTLADDGLEALEKAQKFKYDLIITDIEMPNLDGFSLTEKLRKDNQYKNTPIIIVTSREKEEDKRKGIQVGADAYIIKGAFDQSNLLETVQSLIG; encoded by the coding sequence ATGCCCATTGATCAGGCAAAATTTAGGGCCAGGTTTGTAGAAGAGGCCAGGGAACACATTCAAAAACTCAACGAAAGTCTCCTCAATTTGGAGAAAAATCCAGAAGATTCAGAGGCGGTGAATGCCATTTTTCGTTCAGCCCATACCATCAAAGGTTCCTCCAAGATGTTAAAATTAAACGCCATCAACGAAGTTGCCCATAAGTTAGAAGATGCACTGGTTGCTTTAAGGGAGAAAAAGATCCAGCTTTCAAAAAAGCTTTTAGATTTATTTTTTAAAGCTGTTGATACCATTTCCGATCTGGTGGACAAAATCGTTACCGGACAGGAAATTACAGCACATCACCGCCAAATTTGTGAAGCGTTGGAAAAGGTTTCCCAGGGGCTGGAAGTAGAAATCCAAGAAACAAAAACTGAGGAGGCAAAAAAGACCGACATTGAAGTGGAAAAAGGAGAAAGGGAGAAAGTAGAAGAAGCCCTTGAAAAGAAAAAGGAAGAGACAGGAGAAAAGGAGAAGATCTTTAAAGAAGAATCCTCAAAACCTCTGTTAGACTCTAAGTCTGAGATCTTGGATTCAAAAGAGGAACCTCAAATTCCAGATATAGCCAAACTTATAAAGAAAGGTACAAAGTCAAAAGTCGATGAGACGATTCGGATCCCGGCAGCCAGATTGGATGAACTGATAAAACTCATGGGAGAAATGGTCTTTAACCAGAGCCGGCTAAAACAAAGATTAACCGACATCCGAGAGATACAAAGGCTGGCAAAGAAAAACCTGGAACTACTCTCTCAGCTTGAAATCAAAAGTAGCTCTGCAGAAGCAGGTTTTAAGCCTGCCTTGAATGAGGAGATAAATCAAACTGCCCAGACTATTTATCAAAAACTGACCCAACTGGTTTTAAATATTCGAGATGATACCAACCTTCAAGAGTTATTAACCGCGGATTTACAGGAAAAAGCGCTTAGAATGAGGATGCTCCCCCTTTCCACTATTTTTGATTCATTTCCCCGGGTGGTCCGAGATATTTCAAGATCCCTGGGAAAGGAGGTTAATCTGATTATTCAAGGAGGGGAAACGGAACTGGACAAAAAAATCATAGAAAAACTTGGAGATCCTTTTCTCCATATGATTCGAAACGCCATCGATCACGGGATAGAAAAACCCGAAGATCGGCGAAAGCTTGGCAAACCGGAAACAGGTACCCTCATGATCTCTGCCCATTATGAAGGAGGAAGTGTATTAATTGAACTAAGCGATGATGGAAGCGGTATTTCTTTACAAAAAATAAAAGAAAAGGCCCTGCGTAAAAATTTATTTGACGAAGCTACACTGAACACCCTGTCTGAATCCGAACTTATCGATCTGATCTTCTACTCAGGTTTTAGTACCAGTACCCTTATTACAGATGTATCCGGTAGGGGGGTAGGTATGGATGTGGTAAAGAAAAATATCGTCGAAGACTTAAAAGGTACTATTCGCATTATAACAAAGGAAGGACGCGGTACTACCTTTTATATTCGGCTTCCACTCATCCTGGCTATTACCCATGTTTTACTCATCCGCACTTCGGATAAGATCTTTGCTATTCCGACCAGTTCGGTTCGAGAGATCCTGAGGGTTCCTAAAACAGAAATGATCGAGATCTTAGATAAACAGGCTATCCGACTCCATGAGCAACTTATTCCCGTCATGGAATTGAATATGCTTCTAAATCTTCCGGTGAGTAAAGCCCCAGAGGAAATAGATACAGAGAATTTATTGATTGTAATCGTTCATAGGGAGAACGAGCAACTAGGATTGATCATCGATTCGCTACTAGATGAAGAAGATATGGTCATAAAATCCTTACCCCCTCACATGAAAAATAATCGATGGGTGTCTGGGGTTATTATAACCGGCAATAACGAGACAGTTAATGTATTAAATGTTGCCACGATATTAGAGGCAGCGAAGGAAATGAAAGGTCTAAAACGTGACCGGAAAAAAACTCCAGAGGAAGAAAAGCGGGTAATAAACATCCTGGTGGTCGATGATTCTATTAACACTCGGGAAATAGAGAAAAGCATCCTGGAAGCCTACGGATATAGAGTTACTTTGGCGGATGACGGGTTGGAAGCACTTGAAAAAGCCCAAAAGTTTAAATATGATCTTATCATTACCGATATTGAGATGCCAAATCTCGACGGATTTTCGTTAACCGAAAAATTAAGAAAAGATAATCAATATAAAAATACCCCCATTATCATCGTAACCTCCCGAGAAAAAGAAGAAGACAAAAGAAAAGGGATTCAGGTTGGGGCCGACGCTTATATTATTAAAGGGGCCTTCGATCAATCCAATCTGTTAGAAACGGTTCAGAGCCTGATAGGTTAA